The following are encoded in a window of Pukyongiella litopenaei genomic DNA:
- a CDS encoding amidohydrolase, with the protein MSETTVYTAKRIHTMSASQPEAQAVAVRDGIILEAGTLESLKPWLASRSHTIDDRFADKVIMPGFIDPHLHPFIGAVLLPTTFITAFEWDLPGQTAPAVRGRDAYLMRLSEAVATDDNSKPLFLTWGYHQIWHGEVTRHDLNEVSRSRPIIVWHRSFHEIILNDAAIDLLKIDRAVMDRHPQINAETGRFSEMGGMVALEGLKPILFSPDWFGHGLEQLHQIIHKGGHTTVADMAWGMFDYEMEWVATSQSFDQSEPPYRMLVVPRGLPEPELTGSAEDAFQRVDALTERAHDGLFFNKRVKFFSDGAFFSELMQMANPGYIDGHEGEWMTAPDQFEEIIRPYWRAGYTIHVHCTGDLGLEMALDVLEKMQFEKPRFDHRFTIEHFGVSTEEQVQRIKALGALVSANVYYLHELGEAYWKKSIGHERASQMARLGTLKRHGVPFAVHSDFTMAPASPLLSAWVAVNRFAESGAVLGEHERVSVHDAMRAITIDAAYIVGMESQIGSIRSGKKADFTVLDEDPYEVDPAHLKDIRVHATVFEGDVHEIEA; encoded by the coding sequence ATGTCGGAAACTACAGTTTATACAGCCAAGCGAATTCACACCATGAGCGCCTCACAGCCAGAGGCACAAGCTGTTGCGGTTCGTGACGGCATCATTCTCGAAGCGGGCACATTGGAAAGCCTGAAACCTTGGCTTGCAAGCAGATCACACACCATCGACGATCGTTTTGCCGACAAAGTGATTATGCCGGGTTTCATCGACCCGCATTTACATCCGTTTATCGGCGCAGTTTTGCTTCCGACTACGTTCATAACCGCATTCGAATGGGATTTGCCGGGACAAACGGCTCCGGCCGTCCGCGGCCGCGATGCCTATCTGATGCGTCTCTCGGAAGCGGTTGCGACTGATGACAATTCAAAGCCACTCTTTCTTACGTGGGGATATCACCAGATTTGGCATGGTGAAGTAACGCGGCATGATTTAAACGAAGTGTCGCGCTCGCGGCCCATCATTGTATGGCATCGGTCGTTCCACGAGATTATCCTGAATGACGCAGCAATTGACCTCCTAAAAATTGACAGAGCGGTCATGGACCGCCATCCGCAAATCAATGCAGAGACCGGCCGATTTTCCGAAATGGGCGGCATGGTGGCTCTGGAAGGTCTCAAGCCTATCTTGTTTTCGCCGGACTGGTTTGGCCACGGATTGGAGCAACTGCACCAGATTATTCATAAGGGTGGGCACACAACCGTGGCAGACATGGCATGGGGCATGTTTGACTACGAAATGGAGTGGGTCGCAACAAGCCAGTCTTTTGACCAAAGCGAACCGCCCTATCGGATGCTTGTCGTTCCCCGCGGGTTGCCCGAACCGGAATTGACGGGCAGCGCGGAAGACGCGTTTCAGAGAGTCGACGCATTGACCGAACGTGCACACGATGGGTTGTTCTTCAACAAGCGTGTGAAATTCTTCTCCGATGGCGCGTTCTTTTCAGAACTCATGCAAATGGCAAACCCGGGATACATTGACGGTCACGAAGGCGAGTGGATGACCGCGCCCGACCAGTTTGAAGAGATCATCCGACCGTATTGGCGGGCCGGCTATACAATCCACGTCCACTGCACCGGCGATCTGGGACTGGAGATGGCGCTTGATGTTTTGGAAAAGATGCAATTCGAAAAGCCGCGCTTTGATCACCGGTTCACGATCGAGCATTTCGGCGTCTCTACGGAAGAGCAGGTTCAGCGCATTAAGGCGCTTGGCGCGCTGGTTTCGGCCAATGTGTACTACTTGCATGAATTAGGCGAGGCGTACTGGAAAAAATCCATCGGCCATGAACGTGCAAGCCAGATGGCAAGGTTGGGCACGCTCAAGCGACACGGTGTCCCTTTTGCCGTGCATTCTGACTTTACGATGGCGCCGGCTTCACCGCTTCTCAGTGCTTGGGTTGCCGTCAATCGGTTTGCAGAGTCCGGCGCAGTTCTGGGTGAGCATGAGCGGGTGAGCGTTCACGATGCCATGCGCGCGATTACCATCGATGCCGCCTACATAGTGGGTATGGAAAGTCAGATCGGGTCAATCAGATCCGGCAAGAAGGCCGACTTTACCGTTCTCGATGAGGACCCTTACGAGGTCGACCCCGCTCACTTGAAAGACATTCGTGTTCACGCGACGGTTTTCGAAGGAGACGTGCACGAGATAGAAGCGTGA
- a CDS encoding TetR/AcrR family transcriptional regulator, whose product MAHSNQLPPVIMNLKSLDDMSVPRARAVEATYKPAKQKRSAKSEQKLLNAAEALFAEKGFEGTKISDIIKRSGCSIGSFYHRFGDKDGLARVMVDRYLVDAKEKIDASDFSRAKHITLSGMLAHLAALVLEFQNSRLGVYRAAQRLAQSAPEIWFDTGNLTIRVRNRVADFLPDYADAITAEDKEKALSNAVQLIVLVILQTRLGSGILFPEDDEALLAMLVDAAMGILRPGVE is encoded by the coding sequence ATGGCACATTCGAACCAACTCCCGCCCGTGATTATGAACCTCAAAAGCCTCGATGACATGTCGGTGCCGAGAGCGCGCGCCGTCGAGGCCACATACAAACCAGCAAAGCAGAAACGCAGCGCCAAGTCCGAGCAAAAACTATTGAACGCGGCCGAGGCACTTTTTGCCGAGAAAGGCTTTGAGGGGACCAAGATCAGTGACATCATCAAAAGGTCCGGGTGTTCGATAGGTTCATTCTATCACAGGTTCGGGGACAAAGATGGGTTGGCAAGGGTGATGGTTGATCGTTACCTTGTTGATGCGAAAGAAAAAATAGATGCTTCGGACTTTAGTAGGGCAAAGCACATTACCCTCAGCGGCATGCTTGCCCACTTGGCCGCGCTGGTTCTGGAGTTCCAGAATTCGAGGCTGGGAGTGTATAGAGCTGCACAACGTCTGGCTCAAAGTGCGCCAGAGATCTGGTTTGATACCGGCAACCTAACCATTCGCGTGCGAAACAGAGTTGCCGATTTCCTGCCGGACTACGCTGACGCGATCACTGCAGAAGACAAAGAAAAGGCGTTGTCCAACGCAGTGCAACTCATCGTCCTAGTTATTCTGCAAACAAGGCTTGGATCGGGTATCCTTTTCCCGGAGGACGACGAAGCATTGCTTGCCATGCTGGTGGATGCGGCCATGGGTATATTGAGGCCAGGAGTAGAATGA